One Candidatus Acidiferrales bacterium genomic region harbors:
- a CDS encoding PLP-dependent aminotransferase family protein: MKRVPSIISPILAVTRKAPKSLYRQVYDAYRKAILEGNLRAGQRVPSSRVQAAELGVSRIPVLNAYAQLLAEGYFESRVGSGTVVSRSLPERSGAGHGRPETPAMIAPARRAASRRCAKLPAMDPIFTRRSVGPFLASQIAAEYFPLRTWNRLVTRHARRADAGRLDYGDPMGLRELREAIAAHLRTARGVRCEPGQILMVTGSQQGLAITARVLLDAGNRVWMEEPGYMYARRVFEFSGCKIVPVSVDGEGLNVGMGVKRCRKARAALVTPSHQYPLGVTMSASRRLQLLDWAESNGSWIIEDDYDSEYRYESMPVTSLQGLDRNSRVVYIGTFSKVLFPSLRLGYVVAPEDLVERFLAVRFAMDIGPATFPQAVLADFLREGHFSRHIRRMRAVYAERRGLLIQCLQGELGSRVEIGGAEAGMHFCMMVKGISDREVAERAATRGIALVPLSRLYFGKAKRQGFIVGFGSTSTEQIPGAVRKLREAIVG; this comes from the coding sequence ATGAAGAGAGTCCCTTCGATCATTTCGCCGATCCTTGCGGTCACGCGAAAGGCGCCCAAGTCGCTGTACAGGCAAGTGTATGACGCGTATCGCAAGGCCATCCTGGAAGGGAATTTGCGGGCGGGGCAACGGGTGCCGTCGAGCCGCGTGCAGGCCGCAGAGCTGGGAGTCTCTCGGATTCCGGTGCTGAATGCCTACGCGCAACTGCTGGCGGAAGGATATTTCGAGAGTCGAGTGGGCTCGGGCACAGTGGTTTCGAGATCTTTGCCGGAAAGAAGCGGCGCGGGGCACGGGAGGCCAGAGACACCGGCCATGATAGCGCCCGCGCGCAGAGCAGCGTCGAGACGATGCGCGAAACTCCCCGCGATGGATCCTATCTTCACGCGGCGAAGCGTGGGACCGTTTCTCGCCAGCCAGATCGCTGCTGAGTATTTTCCATTGCGGACATGGAACAGACTGGTGACGCGGCACGCGCGACGGGCCGACGCGGGAAGGCTCGATTACGGCGATCCGATGGGATTACGAGAACTGCGCGAGGCGATTGCCGCGCACTTGAGGACCGCGCGGGGCGTGCGCTGCGAACCCGGACAGATCCTGATGGTCACCGGTTCGCAGCAAGGGCTGGCGATAACGGCGCGAGTGCTGCTCGATGCGGGGAACCGCGTATGGATGGAAGAGCCGGGATATATGTATGCGCGCAGAGTGTTCGAGTTCAGCGGCTGCAAGATTGTGCCGGTTTCCGTGGATGGTGAAGGCTTGAACGTCGGCATGGGCGTGAAACGATGCCGCAAAGCGCGCGCGGCGCTGGTGACACCCTCGCATCAATACCCGCTGGGCGTGACGATGAGCGCGTCGCGGCGGCTGCAATTGCTGGATTGGGCGGAGAGCAATGGGTCGTGGATCATCGAGGATGATTACGACAGCGAGTACCGCTATGAAAGCATGCCGGTGACGTCGCTGCAGGGATTGGATCGCAATTCGCGCGTGGTGTACATCGGGACATTCAGCAAGGTTCTCTTTCCGTCGTTGCGGCTGGGATACGTGGTGGCGCCGGAAGACCTTGTGGAGAGATTTCTTGCGGTGCGGTTTGCGATGGACATTGGGCCGGCGACGTTTCCTCAAGCGGTGCTGGCTGATTTCCTTCGCGAGGGGCATTTTTCGCGGCACATCCGGCGGATGCGCGCGGTCTATGCGGAGCGGCGAGGCCTTTTGATCCAGTGCTTACAGGGGGAGCTGGGATCGCGCGTGGAAATCGGAGGAGCGGAGGCGGGGATGCACTTCTGCATGATGGTGAAGGGAATTTCGGATCGAGAAGTCGCGGAGCGCGCTGCGACGCGGGGAATTGCGCTGGTGCCGCTCTCACGGCTTTATTTTGGCAAGGCCAAGCGGCAAGGATTTATTGTGGGTTTCGGCAGCACATCTACGGAGCAGATACCTGGAGCGGTGCGAAAATTGCGGGAAGCAATTGTGGGCTGA
- a CDS encoding MBL fold metallo-hydrolase has protein sequence MLKRFERIIFAVAGVMALAGVMVSAGENVSAAGAAKSVDAIRVTMLGTGTPYPNAKRFGAAILAEEGGKRLLFDCGRGAVIRLSQAGVKANEIDAVFLTHLHSDHVVGLPDLWLTGWFLGRQKSLELFGPSGTQSMAEHLAEAFAGDIAVREAAPENLPASGVAIDAKDIEQGIVYDKGGVRVTAFLVDHGNVKPAFGYRVDYGGHAVVISGDTKFSENLIHFAHGADCVIHAAWSVGATNPTPPAQRTIASAEDAGRAFAEVKPKLAVVYHYKDAAGIAQAVRTEYAGPLAVAQDLTVIDVGKEVTWHAASRSDGTGVNP, from the coding sequence GTGCTGAAGCGATTCGAGCGAATCATTTTTGCAGTTGCGGGCGTGATGGCGCTGGCAGGCGTGATGGTTAGCGCGGGAGAGAATGTGAGCGCAGCGGGAGCAGCGAAGAGCGTGGATGCGATACGCGTGACGATGCTGGGAACAGGGACGCCGTATCCGAACGCAAAGCGATTCGGAGCGGCGATTCTGGCCGAGGAGGGAGGGAAACGACTGCTCTTCGATTGCGGGCGCGGCGCAGTGATTCGATTGTCGCAAGCGGGAGTGAAAGCGAACGAGATTGACGCTGTGTTTTTGACGCACCTGCACTCGGACCATGTCGTAGGGCTGCCGGATTTGTGGCTGACAGGATGGTTTCTGGGGCGGCAGAAGTCGCTCGAACTCTTTGGGCCGAGCGGAACGCAGAGCATGGCGGAACATTTGGCGGAAGCGTTTGCAGGAGACATCGCGGTGCGCGAGGCAGCGCCGGAGAATTTGCCGGCGAGCGGCGTGGCAATCGATGCGAAGGATATCGAGCAGGGAATTGTTTATGACAAAGGCGGAGTGCGAGTGACAGCATTTCTGGTGGATCATGGGAACGTGAAGCCGGCGTTCGGGTACCGCGTGGACTACGGCGGACATGCGGTGGTGATTTCGGGCGACACGAAATTTTCGGAGAATCTGATCCATTTTGCGCACGGCGCGGATTGCGTGATCCATGCGGCGTGGAGCGTGGGAGCGACGAACCCAACGCCGCCGGCACAGCGTACGATTGCCAGCGCGGAAGATGCGGGGCGCGCATTCGCGGAAGTGAAGCCGAAGCTGGCGGTGGTCTATCACTACAAAGATGCGGCGGGGATTGCGCAGGCGGTGCGGACAGAATATGCGGGGCCACTCGCCGTCGCCCAGGATTTGACGGTGATTGATGTGGGCAAGGAAGTGACGTGGCACGCAGCAAGCCGCAGTGACGGCACGGGAGTAAATCCGTGA
- a CDS encoding radical SAM protein has translation MKILLYNPDNGVTRNFMPHLWMFLLQSLTPPGHEVVLIDGNAQPMDEESIARYVRENNIGLVGIGAMTRMIAKAYRMADAVRAAGVKVVMGGPHVTEMAHEALGRDGGSRHADAVALGEADETWPKIVEDAARGSLKDIYAPVDDFGQERKPALQPYPVIPWDKIKLEQFNLLPRVLQPLLKRVGAGWGTFRIIPVESGRGCPYGCEFCTVTGFFGDSIRFRTNESVVNELLLLKARAREEGGQIAVFFIDDNFAINLKRTKSLLRDIIAANAQVHWVAQISANLLRDEELVGLIAAAGGKWIFIGMESIDPANLADVKKGFNKPAEYAVVLDRLARHNIFAITSFIFGMDNDTPGVADRTLKEIRTWPPGLPIFGLLTPLPATPLYKRLEAAGRLTRVKHWQEFIPFAMAHTPLKITIDEAHEEVRKGWSSSYSPEAIEKAVDSINHKPLGYRINILVARLCFRGIYFPQMGRFAWLKSILENRRTIFKLLKQGFGGGLHAAAPSGAAQPAAEQQQT, from the coding sequence ATGAAGATTTTATTGTACAACCCAGACAACGGTGTTACCCGCAACTTCATGCCGCACCTTTGGATGTTTCTCCTCCAGTCGCTCACTCCTCCTGGCCACGAAGTCGTGCTGATTGACGGCAACGCGCAACCCATGGACGAAGAAAGCATCGCCCGCTATGTGCGCGAAAATAATATCGGTCTCGTGGGCATCGGTGCGATGACTCGTATGATCGCCAAGGCTTATCGCATGGCCGACGCCGTCCGTGCCGCAGGCGTAAAAGTCGTAATGGGCGGCCCGCACGTCACCGAAATGGCCCATGAGGCGCTTGGCCGCGACGGCGGCTCGCGTCACGCCGACGCCGTTGCTCTTGGCGAGGCTGATGAGACATGGCCCAAGATCGTCGAAGATGCGGCACGCGGCTCTCTCAAAGATATCTACGCCCCCGTCGACGACTTTGGCCAGGAACGCAAACCTGCGCTGCAACCTTACCCGGTGATTCCCTGGGACAAAATCAAGCTGGAACAATTCAATTTGCTTCCGCGCGTGTTGCAGCCTCTGCTCAAGCGCGTCGGCGCCGGCTGGGGAACGTTTCGCATTATTCCCGTCGAATCCGGCCGCGGTTGCCCCTACGGCTGCGAGTTTTGCACCGTCACGGGATTTTTCGGCGACTCCATTCGCTTTCGCACCAATGAAAGTGTCGTCAACGAGCTATTGCTTCTCAAGGCGCGTGCTCGCGAAGAAGGCGGCCAGATCGCCGTCTTTTTCATCGACGACAATTTTGCCATCAACCTGAAGCGCACGAAGTCCCTCCTGCGCGACATCATCGCCGCCAACGCCCAGGTGCACTGGGTCGCGCAGATCAGCGCCAATCTCCTGCGCGACGAAGAACTCGTGGGCCTCATCGCCGCCGCCGGCGGCAAGTGGATTTTCATCGGAATGGAATCCATCGACCCCGCCAACCTTGCTGACGTCAAAAAGGGCTTCAACAAACCCGCCGAATATGCTGTCGTCCTCGACCGCCTCGCCCGCCACAACATTTTTGCCATCACTTCCTTCATCTTCGGCATGGACAATGACACTCCCGGCGTGGCCGACCGCACCTTAAAGGAAATCCGCACTTGGCCCCCCGGCCTCCCCATTTTTGGGTTGCTGACTCCTCTGCCTGCCACGCCCCTTTACAAGAGGCTCGAAGCCGCGGGACGCCTCACGCGTGTCAAGCACTGGCAGGAGTTCATTCCTTTCGCCATGGCCCATACACCGCTGAAGATAACCATCGATGAAGCTCACGAAGAAGTTCGCAAGGGATGGTCTAGTTCCTACAGCCCCGAGGCCATTGAAAAAGCCGTGGATTCGATCAACCACAAGCCGCTCGGTTATCGCATCAATATTCTTGTCGCACGCCTTTGTTTCCGCGGAATTTATTTCCCGCAAATGGGCCGTTTCGCATGGCTGAAATCCATTCTTGAAAATCGCCGCACGATTTTCAAGCTGCTGAAGCAGGGCTTTGGAGGAGGTCTTCACGCGGCCGCGCCGTCCGGTGCGGCTCAGCCGGCTGCCGAACAACAGCAAACCTGA
- a CDS encoding inositol-3-phosphate synthase: protein MRKPGKIAPAKGKLGVLTPGVGAVSTTFMAGVELVRKRAALPIGSLTQMGTIRLGKRTENRAPKIRDFVSLADLNDLVFGGWDIFPDTAHEAAKKAGVLDDSHLSKVQPFLHGIKPMKAAFDQNYVKKLHGTHVKHAKNKFDLAEQLRDDIREFKKKSKVDRTVMVWCASTEIFLKPEKIHDTLASFERAMKENHESIAPSMLYAYAAIQEGVPFANGAPNLTAELPALVELAKEKNVPICGKDFKTGQTLMKTILSPGFKARMIGVKGWFSTNILGNRDGEVLDDPGSFKTKEESKLGALEYIFQPKLYPELYGDLYHKVRINYYPPRGDNKEGWDNIDIFGWLGYPMQIKVDFLCRDSILAAPIVLDLVLFLDLAQRAGMRGIQEWLSFYFKSPMCAPELYPEHDLFIQLMKLKNTLRWMMGEELITHLGAEYYD, encoded by the coding sequence ATGCGGAAACCTGGAAAGATCGCGCCCGCCAAGGGCAAGCTCGGCGTTTTGACGCCCGGCGTCGGCGCGGTAAGCACCACGTTCATGGCTGGCGTCGAGCTTGTGCGCAAACGCGCGGCGCTGCCCATCGGCTCGCTCACGCAGATGGGAACGATTCGCCTCGGCAAACGGACCGAAAATCGCGCGCCGAAAATCCGCGACTTTGTTTCTCTTGCCGACCTGAACGATCTCGTCTTCGGCGGCTGGGACATTTTCCCCGACACGGCCCACGAAGCCGCGAAAAAAGCCGGCGTCCTTGACGATTCGCATCTTTCCAAAGTTCAGCCTTTCCTTCACGGCATCAAGCCTATGAAGGCGGCCTTCGATCAGAACTACGTCAAGAAGCTCCACGGCACGCACGTCAAGCACGCCAAGAATAAATTCGATCTCGCCGAACAGCTTCGCGACGACATCCGCGAATTCAAGAAAAAATCTAAAGTCGACCGCACGGTCATGGTCTGGTGCGCTTCGACGGAGATTTTTCTCAAGCCCGAAAAAATCCACGACACGCTCGCTTCCTTCGAGCGCGCCATGAAGGAAAATCACGAATCCATCGCGCCCTCGATGCTCTATGCCTACGCCGCGATTCAGGAGGGCGTGCCCTTCGCCAATGGCGCGCCGAATTTGACTGCCGAACTTCCTGCACTCGTCGAACTCGCCAAAGAAAAAAACGTTCCCATCTGCGGCAAGGATTTCAAAACCGGCCAGACGCTGATGAAGACGATTCTCTCGCCCGGTTTCAAGGCGCGCATGATTGGCGTGAAGGGCTGGTTCTCCACCAACATTCTCGGCAATCGCGACGGCGAAGTGCTTGACGATCCCGGCTCGTTCAAAACCAAAGAAGAATCTAAGCTCGGCGCGCTCGAATATATTTTTCAACCCAAGCTTTATCCCGAACTCTACGGCGATCTCTACCACAAAGTGCGCATCAACTATTACCCGCCGCGCGGCGACAACAAAGAGGGCTGGGACAACATCGACATTTTCGGCTGGCTCGGCTATCCCATGCAGATCAAAGTGGATTTTCTGTGCCGCGATTCGATTCTCGCCGCGCCCATCGTGCTCGATCTCGTGCTCTTTCTCGACCTCGCGCAGCGCGCCGGAATGCGCGGCATTCAGGAGTGGCTCAGCTTCTATTTCAAATCGCCCATGTGCGCGCCGGAGCTGTATCCCGAGCATGATCTCTTCATCCAGCTGATGAAACTGAAAAACACGCTGCGCTGGATGATGGGCGAAGAACTCATCACCCACCTCGGCGCCGAATATTACGATTAG
- a CDS encoding DUF1569 domain-containing protein, giving the protein MVSKNLFEPLSVEEIRKRILQLKPDSQRQWGKMHPAQMLAHCSLGVEMAMGDLRPPRMLIGRILGSLAKAKALKDGEPLRKNSSTMKSLLIKDNPDFAAQRERLSALVERFAAAGPAGCTTHPHSFFGRLTPQEWAVLMYKHLDHHLRQFGV; this is encoded by the coding sequence ATGGTTTCGAAAAACCTGTTCGAACCATTAAGCGTTGAAGAAATCAGAAAGCGAATCCTCCAGTTGAAGCCCGATAGCCAGCGGCAGTGGGGCAAGATGCACCCGGCGCAGATGCTCGCGCATTGTTCGCTGGGTGTGGAGATGGCCATGGGAGACCTGCGCCCGCCACGCATGCTGATTGGGCGCATTCTGGGATCGCTTGCCAAGGCAAAGGCTCTAAAAGACGGCGAGCCTTTGCGGAAAAATTCATCTACGATGAAGAGCCTATTGATTAAGGACAACCCCGATTTCGCAGCGCAGCGCGAGCGCCTCTCCGCATTGGTCGAACGCTTCGCCGCTGCCGGCCCGGCAGGATGCACCACGCACCCGCACAGTTTTTTTGGCCGGTTGACGCCGCAGGAGTGGGCCGTCTTGATGTACAAACATCTCGATCACCATTTGCGGCAATTTGGCGTCTGA
- the glnA gene encoding type I glutamate--ammonia ligase, producing the protein MDPKSVMDYAAKHNAKILDLRFIDIPGVWHHISFPIHELSAHSFEDGFGMDGSSIRGWASIHESDMLLIPDASSVFMDPFRDTPTLVMLADVVDPMTKQPYPRDSRHIARKAEAYLGFTGIADQAFFGAEAEFFIFDNVRFEQREQHGFYFIDSEEGRWNSGRAEHNLGYRPRYKEGYFPVPPTDHYMDLRTDMILQLETCGINVECHHHEVATGGQTEIDFKFDTMLKAADNMMIFKYVVRNTAHQYGKTVTFMPKPLFQDNGNGMHTHQSLWQKGKPLFAGDGYAGLSQTALWYIGGLLKHAPALAALIAPTTNSYKRLVPGFEAPVNLAYSRRNRSAAVRIPMYSASPKAKRIEFRPPDPSCNPYLAYSAMLMAGLDGVENKIDPGQPLDKDIYDLSPEELKNVPSMPGSLEESLRALEKDHKFLLKGDVFSEDLIHLWIEYKMKNEVNAVRMRPHPYEFQLYYDI; encoded by the coding sequence ATGGATCCGAAATCAGTGATGGATTACGCCGCGAAGCACAATGCCAAAATTCTGGATTTGCGCTTCATCGACATTCCCGGCGTGTGGCACCACATCAGTTTCCCCATCCACGAACTGAGCGCGCATTCGTTCGAGGATGGATTTGGCATGGACGGCAGCTCGATTCGCGGATGGGCATCGATTCACGAATCGGACATGCTGTTGATACCGGACGCAAGCTCGGTGTTCATGGACCCGTTTCGCGACACGCCGACGCTCGTGATGCTCGCCGATGTGGTGGACCCGATGACGAAGCAGCCGTATCCGCGCGATTCACGGCACATCGCGCGCAAGGCGGAAGCGTATCTGGGATTCACGGGAATTGCGGACCAGGCGTTCTTCGGCGCCGAGGCGGAGTTTTTTATTTTTGACAACGTACGATTCGAGCAGCGCGAACAGCACGGATTTTATTTCATCGACTCCGAGGAAGGCCGCTGGAATTCGGGCCGCGCGGAACACAACCTCGGATATCGCCCGCGTTACAAGGAAGGCTACTTCCCCGTTCCTCCGACCGATCACTACATGGATTTGCGCACGGATATGATCCTGCAACTGGAAACGTGCGGAATCAACGTCGAATGCCATCACCACGAAGTCGCCACGGGCGGACAGACGGAAATCGATTTCAAATTTGACACGATGCTGAAAGCCGCGGACAACATGATGATTTTCAAATACGTCGTCCGCAACACCGCGCATCAATACGGAAAAACCGTGACGTTCATGCCGAAGCCGCTTTTTCAGGACAACGGCAACGGCATGCACACACACCAGTCGCTGTGGCAGAAGGGCAAGCCGCTTTTCGCCGGAGATGGCTACGCCGGACTGAGCCAGACCGCACTGTGGTACATCGGCGGGCTGCTGAAGCACGCGCCGGCGCTCGCCGCGCTGATCGCGCCGACGACGAATTCGTACAAGCGGCTCGTGCCGGGCTTCGAAGCGCCGGTGAATCTGGCGTACTCGCGGCGGAATCGCTCGGCGGCGGTGCGCATTCCGATGTACTCGGCAAGCCCGAAGGCGAAGCGCATCGAGTTCCGGCCGCCGGACCCGTCGTGCAATCCGTATCTGGCGTATTCGGCGATGCTGATGGCCGGGCTCGATGGCGTCGAGAATAAAATCGATCCGGGGCAGCCGCTCGACAAGGATATTTACGATTTGTCGCCGGAAGAATTGAAGAATGTGCCGTCCATGCCGGGATCGCTCGAAGAATCGCTGCGCGCGCTGGAAAAAGATCACAAATTCCTGCTCAAGGGCGACGTCTTCAGCGAAGACCTGATTCATTTGTGGATCGAATACAAAATGAAAAACGAAGTGAATGCCGTGCGGATGAGGCCGCATCCGTACGAATTTCAGCTGTATTACGACATCTAA
- a CDS encoding VOC family protein has translation MKMTAISFGLVSAAMTASFAVGMMVQAKRNAKAEANKDVRVTGIGGVFFKANDAEKLAAWYHEHLGIDFQSYGGSAFHQFEWLEKDNPSKTGGTVLAVFPQTATNFGASKSPLMINYRVANLDRLLAELKAEGVQVDDKTEDAPYGKFGWATDPEGNRIEFWEPK, from the coding sequence ATGAAAATGACAGCGATCAGTTTCGGCCTCGTATCGGCGGCGATGACGGCGAGTTTTGCAGTGGGCATGATGGTGCAGGCAAAGCGAAACGCAAAAGCAGAAGCAAACAAGGACGTGCGCGTGACGGGCATCGGCGGCGTTTTCTTCAAGGCGAATGACGCTGAGAAACTGGCAGCGTGGTATCACGAGCACCTGGGAATTGATTTTCAAAGCTATGGCGGGAGCGCATTCCATCAGTTCGAGTGGCTCGAAAAAGATAATCCCTCGAAAACCGGCGGCACTGTCTTGGCAGTATTCCCGCAGACGGCGACAAATTTCGGCGCGAGCAAATCGCCGCTGATGATCAATTATCGCGTGGCGAACCTGGATCGGCTGCTCGCTGAATTGAAAGCCGAAGGCGTGCAAGTGGACGATAAAACTGAAGACGCTCCGTATGGCAAGTTCGGTTGGGCGACGGATCCGGAGGGCAATCGGATCGAATTCTGGGAACCCAAGTAA